In Nycticebus coucang isolate mNycCou1 chromosome 9, mNycCou1.pri, whole genome shotgun sequence, the following are encoded in one genomic region:
- the LOC128594288 gene encoding olfactory receptor 2B2 yields MNWVNDSVPWEFILLGFSDRPWLELPLFVMFLFSYILTIFGNLAIIVVSHLDPKLHTPMYFFLTNLSLLDLCYTTSTVPQMLVNICSIRKVISYGGCVAQLFIFLALGSTECLLLAVMSFDRFVAICRPLHYSVIMHQRLCLQLAAASWISGFSNSVLQSTWTLQMPLCGHKEVDHFFCEVPALLKLSCVDTTANEAELFFISVLFLLIPVTLILISYAFIVQAVLRIQSAEGRRKAFGTCGSHLIVVSLFYGTAIYMYLQPPSPASKDRGKMVSLFYGIITPMLNPLIYTLRNKDVKGAFKRLIARVLIKK; encoded by the coding sequence ATGAATTGGGTAAATGACAGTGTCCCATGGGAGTTCATTTTGTTAGGTTTCTCAGATCGACCATGGCTAGAGCTTCCACTCTTTGTGATGTTCCTGTTTTCCTATATTCTAACCATCTTTGGCAATCTGGCAATAATTGTTGTGTCACATCTGGATCCTAAACTCCATACCcccatgtattttttccttaCCAATCTCTCACTCCTGGACCTCTGCTATACTACAAGTACAGTTCCACAAATGCTGGTGAACATATGCAGCATCAGAAAGGTAATTAGTTATGGTGGCTGTGTGGCACAACTTTTCATTTTCCTGGCCTTGGGTTCTACTGAATGTCTTCTCCTGGCCGTCATGTCCTTTGATAGGTTTGTAGCTATTTGTCGGCCGCTCCATTACTCAGTTATCATGCACCAAAGGCTCTGTCTCCAGTTAGCAGCTGCATCCTGGATTAGTGGCTTTAGCAACTCAGTATTGCAGTCCACCTGGACCCTTCAGATGCCACTGTGCGGTCACAAAGAAGTGGATCACTTCTTCTGTGAAGTCCCTGCACTGCTCAAGTTGTCCTGTGTTGACACGACAGCAAATGAGGCTGAATTGTTCTTCATTAGTGTGCTATTCCTTCTGATACCTGTGACACTCATCCTGATATCATATGCTTTTATTGTCCAAGCAGTGTTGAGAATACAATCTGCTGAAGGTCGGCGAAAGGCATTTGGGACATGTGGCTCCCACCTAATTGTGGTGTCACTTTTTTATGGCACTGCTATCTACATGTATCTGCAACCACCATCCCCCGCCTCCAAAGACCGGGGAAAGATGGTATCTCTTTTCTATGGGATTATCACACCCATGTTGAATCCTCTTATCTACACACTTAGAAACAAAGATGTAAAGGGAGCTTTTAAGAGGTTGATTGCAAGggtcttaattaaaaaataa